A genomic stretch from Tenrec ecaudatus isolate mTenEca1 chromosome X, mTenEca1.hap1, whole genome shotgun sequence includes:
- the ACSL4 gene encoding long-chain-fatty-acid--CoA ligase 4 isoform X2 produces the protein MAKRIKAKPTSDNPGSPYRSVTHFDSLAVIDIPGADTLDKLFDHAVSKFGKKDCLGTREILSEENEMQPNGKVFKKLILGNYKWTNYLEVNCRVNNFGSGLTALGLKPKSTIAIFCETRAEWLITAQTCFKYNFPLVTLYATLGTEAVVHGLNESEASYLITSIELLESKLKPALLEINCVKHIIYVDKKTVTKAEYPEGFEVHSMQSVEELGSKPENASIPPDRPTPADLAIVMYTSGSTGRPKGVMMHHSNLIAGMTGQCERIPGLGPKDTYIGYLPLAHVLELTAEISCFTYGCRIGYSSPLTLSDQSSKIKKGSKGDCTVLKPTLMAAVPEIMDRIYKNVMSKVQEMNYIQKTLFKIGYDYKLEQIKKGYDAPLCNLILFKKVKALLGGNVRMMLSGGAPLSPQTHRFMNVCFCCPVGQGYGLTESCGAGTVTEVSDYTTGRVGAPLICCEIKLKDWQEGGYTIHDKPNPRGEIVIGGQNISMGYFKNEEKTAEDYSVDENGQRWFSTGDIGEFHPDGCLQIIDRKKDLVKLQAGEYVSLGKVEAALKNCPLIDNICAFAKSDQSYVISFVVPNQKRLSLLAQQKGVEGSWTDICNNPAMEAEILKEIREAANTMKLERFEIPIKVCLSPEPWTPETGLVTDAFKLKRKELKNHYLKDIERMYGGK, from the exons ATGGCAAAGAGAATAAAAGCTAAGCCCACTTCAGACAACCCTGGAAGTCCATATCGCTCTGTCACGCACTTCGACTCATTAGCCGTCATAGACATCCCTGGAGCGGACACCTTGGATAAATTGTTTGACCATGCTGTATCCAAGTTTGGAAAGAAGGACTGCCTCGGGACCAGGGAAATCCtaagtgaagaaaatgaaatgcaGCCAAACGGAAAGGTTTTTAAGAAG TTAATTCTTGGGAATTATAAATGGACCAACTATCTTGAAGTGAACTGCAGAGTAAACAACTTTGGTAGTGGCCTCACTGCATTGGGATTAAAACCAAAGAGCACTATCGCCATATTCTGTGAGACCAGGGCTGAATGGTTGATTACGGCACAGACCTGCTTTAAATACAATTTTCCAC TTGTGACTTTATATGCAACGCTTGGCACAGAAGCAGTAGTTCATGGGCTCAATGAATCTGAAGCTTCCTACCTGATTACTAGCATTGAACTTCTAGAAAGTAAGCTTAAG CCTGCCCTGTTGGAGATCAACTGTGTGAAGCATATCATTTATGTGGACAAGAAGACGGTCACTAAAGCAGAGTACCCTGAAGGATTTGAGGTTCACAGCATGCAGTCAGTGGAAGAATTGGGTTCCAAGCCGGAAAATG cAAGCATCCCTCCAGATAGACCCACCCCGGCAGACTTGGCGATTGTGATGTATACCAGTGGTTCTACTGGCCGCCCCAAGGGGGTGATGATGCACCATAGCAATTTGATCGCCGGAATGACAGGCCAGTGTGAAAGAATCCCGGGACTGGG ACCAAAGGACACATACATTGGCTACTTACCTTTGGCCCATGTGCTAGAATTGACAGCAGAGATATCTTGCTTCACCTATGGCTGTAGGATTGGCTATTCTTCTCCACTTACACTCTCAGACCAG TCCAGCAAAATTAAAAAGGGAAGCAAAGGTGATTGTACTGTCCTGAAGCCTACTCTTATGGCAGCTGTCCCG GAAATCATGGATAGAATTTATAAGAACGTTATGAGCAAGGTCCAAGAGATGAACTATATTCAGAAAACTCTGTTCAAGATAGGGTACGATTACAAATTGGAACAGATCAAAAAGGGATATGATGCGCCTCTTTGCAATCT GATACTGTTTAAGAAGGTGAAGGCTCTGCTAGGAGGGAATGTCCGTATGATGCTGTCTGGTGGAGCACCCCTGTCTCCACAGACACACCGATTCATGAATGTCTGCTTCTGCTGCCCAGTGGGCCAGGGGTATGGACTGACAGAATCATGTGGTGCTGGGACCGTTACTGAAG ttTCCGACTACACCACTGGCCGAGTTGGAGCCCCTCTTATTTGCTGTGAAATTAAGCTCAAAGACTGGCAAGAAG GCGGTTACACAATTCACGACAAGCCAAACCCCAGAGGAGAAATTGTCATTGGTGGACAGAATATCTCCATGGGATATTTTAAAAACGAAGAGAAAACAGCAGAGGACTATTCTGTGGACGAAAACGGACAGAGGTGGTTTAGCACTGGTGATATTGGAGAGTTTCATCCTGATGGATGCTTGCAGATTATCG ATcgtaagaaagatctggtgaagtTACAAGCAGGAGAATATGTAtctcttgggaaagtagaggccgCATTGAAGAACTGTCCACTTATTGACAATATCTGTGCTTTTGCCAAAAG TGACCAGTCCTATGTCATCAGTTTTGTGGTTCCTAATCAGAAAAGGTTGAGCCTTTTAGCACAACAGAAAGGAGTAGAAGGTTCTTGGACTGATATCTGCAATAACCCTGCCATGGAAGCTGAAATACTGAAggaaatcagagaagctgcaaaTACCA
- the ACSL4 gene encoding long-chain-fatty-acid--CoA ligase 4 isoform X1: MNLKLNVLTIILLPVHLLITIYSALIFIPWYFLNNAKKKNAMAKRIKAKPTSDNPGSPYRSVTHFDSLAVIDIPGADTLDKLFDHAVSKFGKKDCLGTREILSEENEMQPNGKVFKKLILGNYKWTNYLEVNCRVNNFGSGLTALGLKPKSTIAIFCETRAEWLITAQTCFKYNFPLVTLYATLGTEAVVHGLNESEASYLITSIELLESKLKPALLEINCVKHIIYVDKKTVTKAEYPEGFEVHSMQSVEELGSKPENASIPPDRPTPADLAIVMYTSGSTGRPKGVMMHHSNLIAGMTGQCERIPGLGPKDTYIGYLPLAHVLELTAEISCFTYGCRIGYSSPLTLSDQSSKIKKGSKGDCTVLKPTLMAAVPEIMDRIYKNVMSKVQEMNYIQKTLFKIGYDYKLEQIKKGYDAPLCNLILFKKVKALLGGNVRMMLSGGAPLSPQTHRFMNVCFCCPVGQGYGLTESCGAGTVTEVSDYTTGRVGAPLICCEIKLKDWQEGGYTIHDKPNPRGEIVIGGQNISMGYFKNEEKTAEDYSVDENGQRWFSTGDIGEFHPDGCLQIIDRKKDLVKLQAGEYVSLGKVEAALKNCPLIDNICAFAKSDQSYVISFVVPNQKRLSLLAQQKGVEGSWTDICNNPAMEAEILKEIREAANTMKLERFEIPIKVCLSPEPWTPETGLVTDAFKLKRKELKNHYLKDIERMYGGK; this comes from the exons ATGAATCTTAAGTTAAATGTGCTCACCATTATTTTGCTGCCTGTCCACTTGTTAATAACAATATACAGTGCCCTTATATTtattccatggtattttcttaACAATGCCAAGAAGAAAAACGCTATGGCAAAGAGAATAAAAGCTAAGCCCACTTCAGACAACCCTGGAAGTCCATATCGCTCTGTCACGCACTTCGACTCATTAGCCGTCATAGACATCCCTGGAGCGGACACCTTGGATAAATTGTTTGACCATGCTGTATCCAAGTTTGGAAAGAAGGACTGCCTCGGGACCAGGGAAATCCtaagtgaagaaaatgaaatgcaGCCAAACGGAAAGGTTTTTAAGAAG TTAATTCTTGGGAATTATAAATGGACCAACTATCTTGAAGTGAACTGCAGAGTAAACAACTTTGGTAGTGGCCTCACTGCATTGGGATTAAAACCAAAGAGCACTATCGCCATATTCTGTGAGACCAGGGCTGAATGGTTGATTACGGCACAGACCTGCTTTAAATACAATTTTCCAC TTGTGACTTTATATGCAACGCTTGGCACAGAAGCAGTAGTTCATGGGCTCAATGAATCTGAAGCTTCCTACCTGATTACTAGCATTGAACTTCTAGAAAGTAAGCTTAAG CCTGCCCTGTTGGAGATCAACTGTGTGAAGCATATCATTTATGTGGACAAGAAGACGGTCACTAAAGCAGAGTACCCTGAAGGATTTGAGGTTCACAGCATGCAGTCAGTGGAAGAATTGGGTTCCAAGCCGGAAAATG cAAGCATCCCTCCAGATAGACCCACCCCGGCAGACTTGGCGATTGTGATGTATACCAGTGGTTCTACTGGCCGCCCCAAGGGGGTGATGATGCACCATAGCAATTTGATCGCCGGAATGACAGGCCAGTGTGAAAGAATCCCGGGACTGGG ACCAAAGGACACATACATTGGCTACTTACCTTTGGCCCATGTGCTAGAATTGACAGCAGAGATATCTTGCTTCACCTATGGCTGTAGGATTGGCTATTCTTCTCCACTTACACTCTCAGACCAG TCCAGCAAAATTAAAAAGGGAAGCAAAGGTGATTGTACTGTCCTGAAGCCTACTCTTATGGCAGCTGTCCCG GAAATCATGGATAGAATTTATAAGAACGTTATGAGCAAGGTCCAAGAGATGAACTATATTCAGAAAACTCTGTTCAAGATAGGGTACGATTACAAATTGGAACAGATCAAAAAGGGATATGATGCGCCTCTTTGCAATCT GATACTGTTTAAGAAGGTGAAGGCTCTGCTAGGAGGGAATGTCCGTATGATGCTGTCTGGTGGAGCACCCCTGTCTCCACAGACACACCGATTCATGAATGTCTGCTTCTGCTGCCCAGTGGGCCAGGGGTATGGACTGACAGAATCATGTGGTGCTGGGACCGTTACTGAAG ttTCCGACTACACCACTGGCCGAGTTGGAGCCCCTCTTATTTGCTGTGAAATTAAGCTCAAAGACTGGCAAGAAG GCGGTTACACAATTCACGACAAGCCAAACCCCAGAGGAGAAATTGTCATTGGTGGACAGAATATCTCCATGGGATATTTTAAAAACGAAGAGAAAACAGCAGAGGACTATTCTGTGGACGAAAACGGACAGAGGTGGTTTAGCACTGGTGATATTGGAGAGTTTCATCCTGATGGATGCTTGCAGATTATCG ATcgtaagaaagatctggtgaagtTACAAGCAGGAGAATATGTAtctcttgggaaagtagaggccgCATTGAAGAACTGTCCACTTATTGACAATATCTGTGCTTTTGCCAAAAG TGACCAGTCCTATGTCATCAGTTTTGTGGTTCCTAATCAGAAAAGGTTGAGCCTTTTAGCACAACAGAAAGGAGTAGAAGGTTCTTGGACTGATATCTGCAATAACCCTGCCATGGAAGCTGAAATACTGAAggaaatcagagaagctgcaaaTACCA